One genomic window of Manduca sexta isolate Smith_Timp_Sample1 chromosome 4, JHU_Msex_v1.0, whole genome shotgun sequence includes the following:
- the LOC115446198 gene encoding uncharacterized protein LOC115446198 gives MEEQFQLLFNNMKLEMQKQTVELTESLTKNLMDRMDEKLNPIIEENEQLKQKVCDLEKEVEYLKREKKGNNIIIFGLEEGENSISELFKSVKVILKEDLNINMEQFEINNLYRLGKNKVQNKPRPVLCSFINTWKKDEIMKNRKNLKKIYISEDYSKEVLEKRKALLPLLKEEREKGNIAFLNYDKLVVKEPNAEKRKREPTTSPSPSKTQPKKQLNLNSAKNNRMHAFDATRPRSNSLTSKPISNKQ, from the coding sequence ATGGAGGaacaatttcaattattatttaacaacatGAAATTAGAAATGCAAAAACAAACAGTTGAGCTAACCGAATCACTTACAAAAAACCTAATGGATAGGATGGATGAAAAACTTAACCCTATTATTGAAGAAAatgaacaattaaaacaaaaagtttGCGATTTAGAGAAAGAGGTAGAATATTTGAAAAGAGAAAAGAAAGGtaacaacattattattttcggGCTGGAAGAGGGAGAAAACTCGATATCAGAGCTATTTAAAAGTGTCAAGGTTATCCTGAAAGAAGACCTCAACATAAATATGGAGCAATtcgaaataaacaatttatacagACTGGGAAAAAATAAAGTTCAGAATAAACCAAGGCCGGTGCTATGCTCTTTTATAAACACATGGAAAAAAGATGAAATAATGAAGAACAGGAAAAAtctaaagaaaatttatatatcaGAAGATTACTCAAAGGAAGTTTTGGAGAAAAGGAAAGCACTGCTACCACTTTTAAAAGAAGAGAGAGAGAAAGGAAATATAGCTTTTCTGAATTACGACAAACTAGTAGTTAAAGAACCCAACGCAGAAAAAAGGAAAAGGGAGCCAACTACCTCAccatcaccatccaaaacccaacccaaaaaacAACTTAACCTAAACTCTGCTAAAAATAACAGGATGCATGCTTTCGATGCAACGAGACCCAGATCGAATTCTCTGACAAGCAAACCTATATCCAATAAACAATAG